The following DNA comes from Lutra lutra chromosome 14, mLutLut1.2, whole genome shotgun sequence.
GCCTCCCGGTCTCGGCCGAGTATTTTGCCCCCTGCTCCCGCTGAGGTTCCTCCTTCTGCTGGGGGCAAAGTGGCCAGAGACtccaggcagtgagagagagatcaagagagatcaagagagatcgagagagagagagagagagagagagagagagagcgcgagcgagcgAGGGGGGGTGGGGCTcaaggaagaaggcagaagggGCCCAGTCATACCTCTAGGGCATTCCCTCCCCTCCTGAAATCCCAGCATCACCACATTGCAGGAAACTGGATGACCAGGCCAGCCCACCCTGTTCTAGACTCCTCTCCCCAGCCAGGGGCCCCGCTATAGCCAAAGTTCTTCCTCCTGGAACTTGAATGCTGGAGCCCCTGGCAGTCCTCTGAAGTCCTCGTACTTCCTCCTAGGGagaccctccttccctcccctcccccaagcccatcATAGATTTGAAAGCAGTATCCTGGGCCACGGTCCCCATCGCCTACCTTAACTCCCAGGTCAGCTGCTCCCAAGTTTGTCCCCCAGAGCTTGGCATCTTTTCTTTGCCCTGGGAAACCCTCCTGAGCCAGGCCTGTGGGTACGAGGCCTGGGACCTCCTACCCTTGCAACCCAGTAGACTGGGGCATActtcctattttatttgtttgtttacttgtctatttattttagagagatcaagagagctcctgtgtgtgagcaggggaggggcagaggaagagggagagaagcagactccctgctgagcacagagctccaatgtggtgctctatcccaggaccctgagatcaagagttggacattcaactgactgagccacccaggcacccctatactttTCCCCATTTTCAAGATAAGAAAAGTGAGACCCAGATTGCTTAACTGAGTTGCTGTGAGCATTGCACTCAGTTAGCCACAAAGCAATCATGAGAACTCTGTTGCCCCAGACAAGGGCAGAGCCAGAGTCCGTCCCAAGGGCCACACCTGCCCTCAGTCCCTTTCCAGCTACCTCCAGGCTGCCTCCAATTGTCTTTACTGAATTACCAGCAAATGGCACCCATGAGGTCACCCCATCCTATTTGAAATCCTTCAGTGAATCTCCCCTCCTTATGAGATCCGACACTACAGTAAGTTCAGAAATTAAGAACAAGCTCCTCTTTTTGTCCACATTAAAAGTCGGCCCCTTCTCAcacttccccccttcccccctccatGGCTGCCCACGTATCCCTGCACGTCAGCCCGGTCTCTAAGGATGTCTTGCCTTTCTTTCCCAGCTTCTGCGGTCTTGTGCTGCAGGCCTCCCCTAGGGACACCTCCCCTGTCCACTTCTTCACATCCCCCTTCTGTCACGAACCCTTCCTGGATTTCTCCACCCAGccaccttctcttctcctccGAGCCCTTGCCGTGACCCTCCCCCTTCAGGCCTGTGTTCTgtagccccctcctccctgggccaACAGCCCCCCAACTCTTGTGGACACGGGCTTTACTGTCCATGAGGTGGGAACCCCCTTGGGAGGGATTTTGTTACAAAGAGATGGACCCTCGGATCTCTTCCGGACAGTGCCTTTGATCCACACCCACCTCTTTGCTCTTCAGCTCATTCTCCTTAGTGAAGACGGCCACCCGGGAAGCCAGGTCCTTCAACTCCTTCTTCCAGGTctctgggaagacactgccagcTGATATGTGGGGTCCTCCTCCCCGCCCTCTCTGTGGTACCCAGCACTGGGGGGAAGCGCCTGGTCATCTCCCCAGCCTTCCCAGCCTCATGTCTTacagggaaagggggaggcagtgaccttgagggagggagggaggaaccccccccccaccttggtGCAGTCACTACTACGTTGATACCCTAGCCTGTGGCTTCACTGGGGGATGCTGGAGATGCTTGGCTCTCTGTGCTAGGAAGTGTGCGGGTTAATCCAGCTTTGCCTCCTTTGGACACTGAGGCCAGGCCAGAGACCCAGTGTCTGTGCTGTACCAGTCACTCAGACATCCACCTGTTCCTGGCGAAGCTGGTCTGGGAGCAGGCTGGCGACAGAGAGCCTCGGAACCCTCTCTGCTCTGCACCACTGTCCTGGTTCCTCCCTGGGGCCTCTCCTCACACCCACCAGTGAGCTTCCCCTTGGCCCGCAGGGAACGGCAAGGGCCTGGGCAGGGCCATGGCCGCCTGAGAGCTGCCACTCCATCTCTGGCTGTCTGCTCCGACGGCCCAGTGACGGAGCATACAAGCTACTCAACATTTCCAGTATCATCCCTGTCTCTGGCTGTCAGTCACGTGACTGTggcccccctctgcctctcctctgatGGTTATTACTCCTCAAATACCTCAAATCTGAGTAGGGGCCATATTTCTGAggacctggggaggggtggggaaggatgcAGATGCTGCTGCCTGAGGAAATGTGGAAAAATCCAGGGTACCCTGCGGGACCCCACCAACCTAAGAGCTCTTTCCTTCCCAGGCACCTGGAGAGGGGTTGCTGCCCAAGTACACACCAGAGGAAAGCTGAGGCTCCCGATTGGACTGTGGGTCTCCAACGGGGACAGAGATGCTGGGCATCCCCATCAGACAGCGGGATAAAAGTGTGACTTGAGGCACGGGGGCCAGAGAGAACTCGTCTCTGACGACACAGACGGGCTTCCCGATGAGATCTGCGAAGGGTGAGAGGCCGTgaggaggagagcctgggtggccccTAGGAAGCCTGGGAGACTGGGAGGCGGTGGGCAGGGAGAGCACTGAACCCGCTTCTTCCAGTAACCACAAAAGCCCATAGATCGCGGGAGCTGGGAGATCCCGCAGCCACGGAGGCCCTACCCACAGGGACATTAGAACAGACAGTGACAGGCTCACCCAGCGAGTCAGGTGGAGGTGAGCTAGGAACCCAGGCTTTCTGGGACCTTAGTACTGGGGTCCTTCTGATGTTCTAGGACAGAGCAAGGAACTGCAGGTGTGAACACACAGAGGCAGACAGCTTAAAGAGGAAGGCATGGGGGTGCGGCGCTAAGCCACAGTCTGTGACCAGAGGGGCCTGGGCTCAAATCACAGGGAGTGGTAAGAGTTAGCCAGACCCCCCTGGAGAAAACTCCTTGCCATCTGTCAGCCTGTGCCGGGCAGCCTGGGGGAGATGGCAAGCCGCTTACACACGAGGAACCCTGCTGCCTTACAGTCTGACCATGTATTATCGTCCACTGTGAAGCTTTAAGGACCAGCCTTGTAGGACCGAGCATGGTGGCTCACTCTGTCCTTTCAGAAACACTCTCCTTTCTGGCCAGGGGTCCCCTCATTCTCCTGGTCCCTCCTAACTCGCAGGCCACTCCTTacctcctctgctccttccttctcACCAATGGCGTCCCTCCTAGAATAGCCACCTCGGGGTCTCTCACCTGAACTCTGGGCCCAGCCGCCTActctgcccttccaccctcaTGCCTGAAAGTCATGTGCATCTTGCATCTCCCAGGTCCTCACCAAattcccaaccccctccactcGGCTTGGGCCCTCGCTTCGGGCTCTTTTTGCCTCAGTCCATGTGACTCTGGTTTTCTAGCCGTCAGGCCCAGCACCTGGGAGTCATCCTTGACCGCTCTTTGTCTTTCCCACTCATTCTAACCAGTCTGCAAATCCCGTTGGCTTCACCTCTGTAGGTCTCTAGAGCAGGGCTGCTCAGTCTTCTACTGCTACCTCCTTGGTCCATGCCACCCTCCAGACAGCGGCCAACATGTCACTCCTGTCACTTCCCATGGCTCCTGTTGCCTCAGTGAGATGGCTCAATGGTAAGTGGGTGACCTCCAAGGCCCACGTGCTCTGGACCCCCATCACCTCTCTGGCCCATCTCCTCTTACCCTTCCTtattctgctccagccacactggatTCCTTACTGACCCTCCAACAGAGCCAGGATgtgtgcctcagggcctttgcacttgctgttcccactgcccgggacattttttcccccaatatccACAATATCCCTTTAGTTCTTTGCCCAAAGGCCATGCTATTGATGAGGTTTCCTCCCCTCTAGAGCCTTGGCGCTTTCTACACCCTGACACCTTATCTGTTTCCTATCCTTTCTCACCAGAGTCAGCTCTGTGGGGTCAGGACTGTCTTATTCACTGTCATATCCCCAGCGCCTAAAATGTACCTGACCTGTAGTTCACACTCAATAGATGGCTAAGTGGATTAATTGGCTTGAGTTCCAGAACAGAGTGAGGTTCTGGGGCAGAACACTTATCCCTTTCCCTGAATCCTAAAATGGGAGGATTGGCAATGAGGAACATGGTCTAGGGCTAGACACTCAGCCTTGGAGCCTGTCCCCCGCGTCAAGTCTTTGCTTGACCAAGTGCTTGCAAGTGGCCAAGGAGCTCTCTGACCCCGACCAAATCCCCACCCTTTCCGGGTCTCAGCTTGGAAATGGGGGCTGACAACTCCCTTTCCCATTTTTAAGACGGCCCCACCACCTCCAGCCGGGCCCCTACCCACCCCAGGTCTACCTTGGATGTGGGTCACACGTTGTGGGTGCGGGTGGTGTCGGGAGAAGAAGGAGTGGTGGCTGAGGCGGCCAAAGCGGTAGGCCCCAGGGGTTTGGGGCCTGGGGGTCCTCAGTGCCGTTTGGATCAGCTGGAAATCCACAATCCCTGGGATCATCAGTTCTTTCTGCGTCCCGCCGTCCCTGTGGCTCCTCGGCCTGTGTCCTGACTTCTTTTCAGGCTCAGCCCTTGGACTGAAGGAGAAGATCAAGGAGAAGCTAATGGAGCCTCCGGGCAGCAGTGCCCACCCGGCTTGGAGCTCGGGGCTTATCTGGAGTCTATTACCGAGACACTCTGAAACGGGTTTCCAGGATCtcactcccactcccctggcACCCAAAGCCGGGCCTCTCCCGGGGTCCCCTCCCAACTGGTACAATCCAGTCCCAGGGAGCTTCCTGTCTTCCTAAGATGCCTTCGCAGGGAGCTCGAATCTATTTGAGAGAATTCAGATGGAATCTCTCgaaacctcagttttctcccaCAAACCCTCTCTCAAGCCATAGGGAAGAAGCCACAGACCCACCTACTCATCCAAATACCTGGGTAGAAGCAAAGGGACCTTATATACACAGACACAGCAAGGGCCTGTCCCCAAGCTGACTCTTGGCAGCCCAGGAGAAGCCAGCTACAGGCAGCCCCCTGGCCCCCGTGCCCCCCCGGCAGTCTTGGCCCAGGCATCCAGAGGCTAAAGCTGGAGCACCGAGGCCAGATGGCGCCAGCATGTCCTTCTCCCGGGGGGTCCCTCCCAGGAGACGCAGAGCTGATGGGGTAGCCTTCAGAGTCGCAACGCTGCAGGGAAGCGTCAAGCTCTTGCTCTGCTTTGCTGGAGACAAGCTTCTCAGGTTGTCTGTCCTCCGCCCTGTGCCCCTGCCCTCTGCTGAGGATGCCGGGCCCTGCCTCTGGAGGAGGAGCTCTAGGTCAGTCCAGCAAGGATCCAAAGATGGGTTGCTCTCCGCCTGGGGCCTGGGGGGGGGCACCTGCCTGCGCGCTGTCTGCGCTCCCTTCTCCCGCTGGCCCCGGCTGAAGGGAGGCCCTCTGGAGAAGAGACGGACTCTGGATATGCTAAGCAAGGTGCTCTGCCCCGGGACCCTCTGAGAATTTCGCTGACCAGGCCCCTGAGTTTTCTGTGCTGTCCTCGATTGGCCTCTAAGGGATCTGggacttaaagaaagaaagcaaaacttctCTGAAATTTGCAGTTACCTGGTGGTCCCCTACCCCAAGTGATGGAGGAAGTCACCCCTCAGAAACCCCAGGAATTCTAGTACTAGGTGCTTCAGCCTCCCGTCACCATGTCCTCTCCCTCCAGGGAGGGACCCGGTTTGTGACCTGTGCTAAACTCAGGCTCAGGAACCCACGGGGACCTGGCTGAGGGCAGCGGAAGTCGAGGCCCTTCAGTCTGCTGGGTTCCTCTGGCCACCTTTGTCTCCCACCCCGCCCTGCCTCCACCACCCCCTTGGTCAGCAGCAGGGGGCACACGAGGGGTCTTACGTCATTAGTGGATGTTCAGCCAACTGGGTCTTCACTTCTGTAGCCATCATAGCCTTTCTGACAGAATAAAGGCCAGTGCACCTAATACTAGTGCTGGAGATGGATGgcaggaactctcatacacttATGGTGGGAGTCTAAACCGGAACAGACACTTGGGGGAGAAAAATTGGCAATATCTTGTAAAATTGAACATTGGCATGTTGAACTGGCATAGAGCGCTCAGCTGttcctctctctgacatataCCCAGGGAGGCCCTTGCGGTGGTACCACGGGGgctatatgtaaaaatattcagaCTAACATCATGCAAATTAGCCAACACCTAGCAACATCCCAAATGTCCGATGGGGGCAGGAACAGGTAGGTGAGCTGTGCTGCATGTGGACAATTGAGCGTCATATTGCAATGACAATGAACCACAGCTACACagaacaacatgggtgaatcttgcAAATATAATGTGAGGTCAAGGAAAGCGAGTCCCAGAAGCCCAAGAGCCCGAGATTCCTTTTTAGAGGTAGAGTTCAAAGGCAAGCAAAAGTATcataaatgtgataaaataagGGCGGGGGGAGCAAGAAAACAGTATACACAAAATTCAGCTAGTGGCTGTTTCTGAGGAAAGTAAAGGGGGGGGATGGGATGGGAGGGGGCGGGTTAGATTGTTAGTGGTGCTGTTCTAGTTCTTGGTTTGAGAGGCGCCTTTGCCGGAgctcattataaaatgaaataaactaattCG
Coding sequences within:
- the TBATA gene encoding protein TBATA isoform X5, whose product is MMATEVKTQLAEHPLMTPRAEPEKKSGHRPRSHRDGGTQKELMIPGIVDFQLIQTALRTPRPQTPGAYRFGRLSHHSFFSRHHPHPQRVTHIQDLIGKPVCVVRDEFSLAPVPQVTLLSRCLMGMPSISVPVGDPQSNREPQLSSETWKKELKDLASRVAVFTKENELKSKEKEEPQREQGAKYSAETGRLIPTSTRAIGRRHSRQSPRIYPSGKDGGVQTIVLRDQELLILELLCQILQTDSLSAIQFWLLYAPPKEKDLALGLLQTAVAQLLPQPLDSLPVEKLLHQLHEVQEPSQERQQPPYSQSPKKIKTPSLPKGDKPEYIGRAQVLRMHSSQIREERASQPKAEC
- the TBATA gene encoding protein TBATA isoform X6, with protein sequence MMATEVKTQLAEHPLMTPRSLRGQSRTAQKTQGPGQRNSQRVPGQSTLLSISRVRLFSRGPPFSRGQREKGAQTARSPRAEPEKKSGHRPRSHRDGGTQKELMIPGIVDFQLIQTALRTPRPQTPGAYRFGRLSHHSFFSRHHPHPQRVTHIQDLIGKPVCVVRDEFSLAPVPQVTLLSRCLMGMPSISVPVGDPQSNREPQLSSETWKKELKDLASRVAVFTKENELKSKEKEEPQREQGAKYSAETGRLIPTSTRAIGRRHSRQSPRIYPSGKDGGVQTIVLRDQELLDSKGSTCYREPQLQPAVATAAISSSA
- the TBATA gene encoding protein TBATA isoform X4; translation: MMATEVKTQLAEHPLMTPRSLRGQSRTAQKTQGPGQRNSQRVPGQSTLLSISRVRLFSRGPPFSRGQREKGAQTARSPRAEPEKKSGHRPRSHRDGGTQKELMIPGIVDFQLIQTALRTPRPQTPGAYRFGRLSHHSFFSRHHPHPQRVTHIQDLIGKPVCVVRDEFSLAPVPQVTLLSRCLMGMPSISVPVGDPQSNREPQLSSETWKKELKDLASRVAVFTKENELKSKEKEEPQREQGAKYSAETGRLIPTSTRAIGRRHSRQSPRIYPSGKDGGVQTIVLRDQELLILELLCQILQTDSLSAIQFWLLYAPPKEKDLALGLLQTAVAQLLPQPLDSLPVEKLLHQLHEVQEPSQERQQPPYSQSPKKIKTPSLPKGDKPEYIGRAQVLRMHSSQIREERASQPKAEC